The Solanum dulcamara chromosome 2, daSolDulc1.2, whole genome shotgun sequence region TGAGCTCGATCAGATTGTAGCTAGCATCCGTCTCTTTGATCACAGAGGTAATAGTAGACGATGCTTTGGGATACTTCATCAGGCAAATCAAGATCCTAACAAGGTGAAAATTCATTTCTTCGGGGGTTGAGTTCTTGATCCTTTGGATGAAGTTGAATATCATGTAGTCTGAAACCAATGTGTGGCCACGGTCGTTAACTTGAAGATTCTCTAGCTCTAATCCGGACTCGAGCAAATTTGCAAGTATACCAGCTGCTTCTTTCTTTGAGTTCATTGGCTCATCGTGAATCATCGTTCGTGTGAAAATCTCTTCAATCATGATTTGGACAAGGCCAGCTTTAACAAGTGTGTTAGCATTTGGATGGTGAGAAGAAATTTGTTGTAGAGCTACAAAGGCTGCATTCCTGCTCAAAGTATTTCCACTCTCTACCATTTTGATCAAAGTCGGAGAAGCTCGTTCAGCAACATAGATTATGCTGTCAGATCCAAGCACGATTTCCCCGAGGTATCGTGCCATCTCCATTTTCATCTCTCCACTGCCTACTCAAGTTTTTTTTGGTAGTAGTAAGTAAAAGTCAGTTCCTTGAATTCGAAGTTTGACACCAAAGAAGATTCAACTTGGAAACGAcctcttgatacatgtctatagtTTATGTTTCAATTTGTCTGTCTGGTTCTGACTtgacacggagtttaagaaagtaaacaAGACTTTTAAATCatgtggtcttaaactaaagatacgtagaatgtaccaaaatatcctttaatcttgtagtcttaaacatgtcatgtggaaagttgaaattaaagagtttcCGAAAATGGAAAGggacattttttttaaacagactaaaaatgaaagtaagacaaacaaattaaagcgGAGGGAGCACATGATTTACCTTCAAGAAGATGATTTAAAAGTGGCTCCAAATATCCATTTTCAGCCATGTGTTTGATGTTGCAAGGATATTTCTCCAAGATTTTCAAGACTTCATCCGCTTTATCTGCAACGAATGAATCATCGGTATGTCTGTATTTGGCTGTGATCAGCATGAGGATGGCTCCAGGAACTGCCCCAATATTATAACACAGAAACTGGGATTTCGATAACTCAAGCAAAAGTCGTAATGATACATGCCTAATAGGTCCGTGATTACTTGACAGCATCCTTGTGACTGTAGCAATATCGATAGTTTGAGCAATTACTTCCTGCATTTTTGCAACAGCTCAACTCAGTAACATGTCTAGAGGATATTCCAATTATGTTCAATGTTGAGTGAAGACAAATAAAATGTGAAATGTTATACtctctccgtttcaatttgtttgtcgtTCATTTTAGTCTGTTTCGAAAATAATGTCTCTATCCTTTGTTggcaactctttaattctaactttccacgtgacatgtttaagaccacaagattaaagggcattttgatacattctaaatatctttagtttaagaccacaagattcaaaagtcttcattactttcataaactctgtgtcaagtcaaaaccagacaaacaaattgaaacagagtGAGTAGTAGTTGTATAATTTTTTAGCTTATAACGTGTCAAGCATAAAAGAAATTGACTATTACCTCCTCATCATCTTCAGCCAAATATCGCAACAATTCCAACGTTGCACATCTTATAGTTCTGTTTCTGTTATCCAGTAAATTTCCAAGCATTGGTATAACACCAATGCTACGAACTTGTACCTTATTGTACGGCTTTCTGAGGCAAATGCTGTGCAAATCTTCGATTGCTTTGAGTATTATATCATGTGTAGTAGCTGAAGCCAATGCTGCCCTTGCAGCCTTGATCCTTGCGgtttcatttctttctttccattcGTCTATTGTTGCTTTCAATGCCACATTAGTGCTCAGATTTCTACTCTTTAGCTTCTGGCCTGACTTTGGACAAAATATTTCTTCGCGGTTGTTATCAGACTTATTAATCCATTCTGATATCGCGTCCCTCTCATATGTTACTCCACTTTCTATTGTGACAGGATCCTCCATAATCTTCTTTGTTAAAGGACAAAAGAATGTTTCGTATAGAGGTTCCATGTATTCAGGCTCAGACATCCGTGGCAAATTTGTTAAAGAACCAGGGCTCCGGTTCCCATGATTCTGAAAATGAAAGCCTCCGCTGATACTGCTTCTCGAATTGTCACTTATATAAAGATTTGTTGAATCATTTAATCGAAGATTCTCCACGGAAACTTCAATATCAATGGAGTAAAGATCTGTTTCAGTTTCAGTTTCTACTGTTTCATTAGTCATTAGTTCCCTTGAATGCAACATGTTAACTTCTAACTCTGTCTGCTCAGAAACCGGATTTTTTCTTGCTACAAATGCTGCTGCACCTATCATATCTTTTGAGAGAGACTTAACCGCGATCTCTGCACATTCTTGTTCCCCATAAAAATAAGATGGTATGAGACTCAATCCTTCCGCGATATGTCTGTTCACAACTTGAAGTTGTTCTATACTTGGTTCAATCAACTGATTTTTTTGCCTATAGTTATGGCATTTCTTGATCAGATCATTAGCTAGATGCACATTTTCAAACATAGACTGTAATTTCTCTATGACATTTGATGTTGCATTTTTTCCTATTTGCAACTCCATTATGACTGCAGAAACGCGGTATAAGTAGCTTCCAATCTCAATGAAATTCTCTTTTTCGACATCTATTGAAACCACTGATTTTGTGAACTCTGAAATACTTGCCAACAAGGTTTCAGCAAGTATACCAACTCTGTCCCTTTCTCCATTGACCTAAGCGGTGACGAAGTTAGAAATTTCGCTAAGaatgttcaaaatttaatataagtACTTTTTTGACGTCAAACACAAATAGAgtagtatttattttttatataaatagtatacTTTTCCAACGAAGGATGTTCAATTGGTCAcctgagaaagaaaatgtgacattgTTTCAACTATTAAGCTAAAATCTGACCTAGAGAGTCTAATCACACCCCTTTTTATAACTTAACAATTTCTTGGAGtcctttgaattttttttcctcacAAGAAGAATACTTCTAAGCTTGATGAAAGTAGGTTGCAAGCTATGTTGCTCAAACTCTTCAAAAATACCGCTAGTGCGTATCagattctccaaaagtagtgcatttttttAGAGTCCGAGCAATATAAAATGCAAGAACAACCAAGTTGTTATAAGTATAATGGACTCAACTATTACCATGTACTTAGTTAGAACCTCTTACTACTATGTAATCAATCAAACAGAAGGGAAAACAACTAAAAGGGCTTGTTTGGATATGGAAAATTTGCAAAAGAGAATTAATTACTTACCAGTATGATATCAGAATCTATACTGCCAGACATGTCCATCTCTATAGTGAATTAAGTCTCTTGCAAGTTCTCTAAACTATAATGAAAGAGTGCGTAATAGCTCGCTGATCGAGCATTTTTGTGCTGAAGATGAACAGGATTAAGCGATCTGAAGAAGCTGAGGGATATAAAAATACATCGGTAGGAGAAGGTTATATGGTAGTTCTCCAAAATCTTGAAGAAGACATTTTAAGGGATGATCTGAATCAGTCACTTcttcacaaaaaataaaatttgtttttcATGTGAACAACTATTATCTACTAACAACTATTATCTACTAAAATTTCTTATGtcaatttgatttttatttttattttttatttttgcttagGTAGTTAGTTTGAAAGAAGCAATAAATACTTAAATAGTCAAGATTTAAGACTCAGTCAGCTGTACTAAGACACATTAGTAAATATTTCAttggttttattttcttttactttgatATTTGACTTTAGTTTTTGAGCAAGTAGGATCATcaagttgatttatttatttttaacaattTGTAATCCAAAAAAAGGGGGAaatcaagaaaagaaatgaaaaggaGGAGAAGAACTTTTCAATTGGAATTCAATTTCTATGGATATAGATATTGAGTGGGTAGAGAGTAACATCAACTTTGATAAATTCAACCAAATATATAATTGTGGTGCTATCAAACTTATGCCTCTTGTTATCTTATCATGGCTGCCACTTTtatttagtagtataaaaattgttaagaatgaaattttgtttcttaatatcataaatttgatgCATTGATTCGAGTCGTGATATCAGCACCGATGTTTGCATCAATGTAAATTTGATGCATGGATTTGAGTCGCAATATCAGTTACTTTGATGATTGCATCAGTGTAAATTTGATGCATAGATTCGAATCGTGATATTTTCCACTGCAGTGTAAATTGATTATATCACACTCTAAGAATACGATTCTTCTTCGAACCTTACTGTAAATGCGGAATACTTAGTGTACCTGCCCtttttaatatcataaatttcttttttttttagatttcttTAATCGACTTTATGTGGATATTAATGTGAAGTTATAGTTGATTTAGATGTTTTGATGAAGTTGTTCATCCAACTAGATTTTACTTCTTGTGACCTAAATCATTAAACAGTCTAGTCAATGACTTGCctcattttataatttatatattttatatacattgataatataaattgatgtaTTTCAACCGATAGCTAGAGAGCATGGAGAGTTCAACTAAACctttttcattgaaaattaatagatatatatatataaattgaatttCTTTTGATTTCTTGCTTTGCAAAATTGACTGTAGCAAGCTAtttattactatattttaatGTTATCAAATTAAGATAACTATAGTAAGTTACAGTGCTTCTATTTTAACCACAAGAGCTTAAAAACCTAACTTATTcatcttaatttatgtgatgcAATTAagcatgaaatttaagaaaaaatttctttaaaaaattgtgATCTAAAATAAACCATATACATTTGTATAACTAAATCATCTCCTGAGGAGTAAAATAcgaaatttaaattaaattatttttctaaatataaaaagataGCCTTTTTGTTATCAAAGTATATCTCATAAATTGAAATGGATGACCAATTTTTGGGCTCAACTTTCATTAATCAACGGTTAGCTGTGGCTATCAATTTAGTGATCCAATAGTTGTAACTAAATATCTGATGAGTCACCACGGAAAGCGAATTCGagaaagatgaaaataggattTCTATTCCGATTGTAATAGTGATGTTGACAGTGTATTTTGAATAGTAGGCTCTTCCTTGGTCACGACCTAGGATTCTAATTTCACATCAATCCAATCCCCATtcactttttttcctttttcttaatAATGAATAGCATAGCATGTACTAATTGTATGAACAATTACAAGAAAATAACTTCTTTCTATTAAAAATCTGTGAAGTGTATTCTTATTACAACAAAGCTTGGGATAAAGATATAAGGAGGTATAAAAAATGAGGTGACATTTCaccataaataaatatatacagcCTGCTATGTAAATGGTACAAAGAGCGAGTAATAATAAGATTTTATTGAGGGGGGGAAAAGGGGAAGAAGTTATCTTACTGTTCTACTCAGCACTCTGTAGAGTCATCTAAGGTCAGTCTTCATTAGTTTGTCTTTCCAGTGCTGGAGGCGTTTTCGCTTTTGCTTACGCCTGCCTCTACATGCTTGTACatgaataatatttcatcaaaaccATTAGCCTGACTGCTTTCACCCAGTACAACTTTTCGTAGAGTAGCTTATGTCACAATATAAGCATTATAGGCATTGCAACCTGACTCATCCTGGAAATCCTAAGCTTGTCCAACATGTATGGTCAATGTCGCCTTCTGCAGTAGTATACAACAGGGTCATCCACGCGGAGCAGCCAATGTGTCAGTATAGGCTCATGTTTCTTGACTTCCAGCGCAGCAGTTGGCCTAGCGCCATGGATCCAAGAGTTTGAAGATCCCATTGAGTTTTAACATTGCAGGGAGAAAGCAAATACCAGACCAcataatattgaaaaataaGACTGCTCGACTAGTTGAAAAAGTAGGGAGATTCTAGAACTTCTCTTAGATCGAAATCACCCCGCTCTGGTAACGGAGGGAACTGTAAGTCGGGGAATGACTTCTGAAAACTCTCCAGTAACTGTTAACAATTAACAGTGTGTTATTAATTTGGGACACGATATACTTTAGTCTTTAGCAGTCTAATCTTGAAGAAAACATAAGCAAAATCCAATGCAAATTTGATGAGGATAAGAAGGGCTACAAGCAGGATACTGTAAATTAAAGTTTATTTAATGTGAGAATCATTAATGTCTAGAAGGGCAAACTTTTGAAAAAACTTACATCTTCCAGTATGGGTGCGTCGTAGAGTTCCACAAATTTCTCTCTCAAAATTTTGTTCATTTGGTCGACGTCACATGCATGTGTCCAGTATGAATCATGCACTCCTGCCATCAATATTGGTACGAAAACATTAGCATGTGTCATCCGATGCTTATTCACACGGGCACTTGACATTTCATGTGACTGGAAAGAAAATAGGCAGCAATACAAACCTGCAAAACTTAAGCCAGCTTCTTTGCAGGTAATGGCAGTCATCATCATGTGGGAACCATCAAGAGAGTGAACAAAATTTGGAGGGAATGCTGTTCTCTGTCGCTTAACCATTACCTGTAATTTATGATAAGAGCATGAATAACAGAAAACACCACCTAACTTCCAACTTATAGTCGATGCTATGCAATACACAGTACATTGATCCAACAACTCCAATTAGTTTCACATTTTTGCACTGTGTAATTGTATGTTATTccgtttcattttttttgttgtataAGCATTATAAGTGAAGAATGCAAGCAGACCTTATCTGTTTCACGCTGTAATGTCAAAATCTGAAGAGAAGTTTTAATCTGCATAGAGTTTAAAGTCACAAATAGTCAGTGAccttcaaatatgaaatttgtcAACAACATAAGATAGTTTGAAACTCCATGCAATTTAAGCTTTGAATACATCAGAACATTACAAGATGCCTTCCTAATTTGCGGTAAGGTTGCACAACTGGAAGCCCAAGTGGAGTAGTCCATTGTACAGGCTGGTTTTCCATGGCTATAATCTGGATAATAAAGTGTTAACcattagtaaaaagaaaatgagaccATAAAAACTTCAAAATCCATCGAAATGGAAAAAAAGTCAGGAGCTACATAATCAGGTGATACTGATGTTTGACATTTTTTTTCATTCCTTTACCTTCAAAAACTTTCCCATCTGAAAGGGTTTTCCTCCCTAAGGTTACAATTAGGAACAAAACACTTTTgaattcattgactaacacCACATTGAGTTCAATTAGAGGATAatagaatataatttttcatcCCAGAGTTTTAGTATTATTTGTTTCTTCCCcttatttttagatttctatcaCTGCCAGTTGTTTCAATATCTTATTATCTTGCTGCTGTTTCTATTTGTTGCTATTGCCTCTTTTTCACTGTTTGCTCAGCCAAGGATCTCTCTCGGAAACAGCTTATCTACCTTctcaaaggtaggggtaaggtcgtgtacactttaccctcctcaaaccccacttgtgagaGCACAttgagtttgttgttgttgttgatgcaaCTTAGCCTATGCTACTGCTTTCCACATCCAGAATAGACCAGGAAACATGGAAgcatcaaataattttttagttCCACCTTATATATACCTAAAGATCAGCATCTGTACAGAACAAGGAAGTCACTGAACTAGGATCAGGGGAAAGGCTGAAGCGCATATTTGAACAAACCACCGAGACACAAATTATGTATCATACATCAAACTTGAAATTCTGAATAAGTTTAAcaacaattttaatttaataacgCAAAATTTAATACATGAACTAACCAACTAGTGTGACAATTGGAATAAAAACAAACCTTTGCACAATCTCCGAGCCAACTCATGATACTTCTGGCAGCTTCAAACATCTCTCCTAAGGCAGTCAAGGTGGTCTGACCATGCGATGAAAGATAATTAGACCAAGTACATAAGCAGATACAGAACAAAATTTGAAGGAACATTGACGCTACATAGACAACAGAAAGTATAGATACGTAATTCAACAGTAACCTTAAGGACCTCAAATGCAGTTGCACCATGTTTCAAACCACTCACTTCATCCCGAAACATTTCCCAATTTGACTCCCAAAGGTCAGAGTTGGTGTTGGCCAAAGCCAAATTCAAGACTAAATGTAGAAATATGTTTCACCATGAAAtggaaaaatgataaattacATGGAAGTACAACTATGTACTATGTAgaagattttgaattttgtaaGACTGCATAAATTTATCTGAAAATGTGTTTGACCAAAGTTAAATTTGATTGTTGAAGGAGATATGGACGCAAGTTTAAGGATTGGAGTAATACTGCATTTTGCATGGGTAGCTAGACCTTATTCCCGtcaatttttgtttctttttttgtttgtttgtttgtttaaaACAACACcatgatttaaaagaaaatcaaaatatgacTTCATTTAACATTTGCTGGGAGAATATGTTGCACCCCTACATTGACTTTTGTGTTCTGTGGAACAGAACAGAGGATAGCTTGTATCGAGAACAGAAAAACGATAACCACGtttactttttatatatatatatatatatataagtgatgGCCCATATTACTGTTAGACATCACTTCAGGACTAACCACAAGGAAATGATTTTCTACTTGAGATAGACAGATTTATTTTGCTATGCCATGACATTTACTAtaaatccaaatataattatattGAAAAGCCCAAGCAGATTGGATAATCTAAGTTCATACTTTCGCTGCATAACAAGCTGCTGCAAACAACTCGTTATCATCTTCAATGGCACCACGCTCCTTCAATCTTCTTTTGATTTGGTCACGAGCACCAATATACGTGACACCGTACACTGATGTCATCACTGTTTGCTTGACCAATTTCCTGTCCACCTGAGTCAGCAATCAAGAGCAATGTGTTACAGAAGAAATATTATTCAGCACTTTATAATGATGCTCTGAAGAGTAGTGCAAATCAGTTCAAAGCTTTGATTATCTTTTGCTATTTCATTCATGATGTAAACTGGAGTATGCTAATGAGGCAGAAACATTGTTAGAATTCATGGAATCCATCAGTTGAAGAGGACTATACTTatggtttttctttttcttttgttcacTTGTACAGAAAAACTAGCACTCTCTTTGTGCTACTTTTTAATACAATTACCTCTTCAAAAAAACTATCCAATGCTTATCATTCAGCCGTTAATTGAACATAGAAACCAATTATAGATGTATGCCCCTCGTATATTACTCCATAAAACTCTAGAAAAAAAATTCCATCATTGACAGTAAATAAGCCCGAAGAATTTAGACACATCAAAGACAAACCTGGTTAATTAACAGCCTGGCACGTATCACATTTGGATCAGTTGCAGGATCTCTATCTGCATCTCTCTTCATAATATCAAGAACTCTGGTTGAAGAAAGAAACTTACAATCATGATACAGAAAAGCAGTCTCCTGTCTAAGATTGTCTCAGAACTAAAATTAATCACAAAAGCATTCCTATCACATAAGGAAAGGATAATTGTTGATCCAACCTAGCAATTTTGGAATCAACTAAATCCAAGAGCTTTTACATAGGTTACTGAAATAGGAAAGCAGAATCATTTTCATGCAGTACTAGTACTAGAATACTATTACCATTATTAGACAAAATGATGCTCTCtattaatgaaatttacatCTAATCCTGAACCCATCAATCACAATTACAACAACTTAAGTATCTAGGTATCACGAGAAAAATTTGGTAGAGATATTGTCATACTATAATCTCTTCTCGCCAAAGACAATACACAGTGAATTTGATCAAACATCCTGCAACATTTTCTACAGCAGGTCTCAGACTAAAGTCTTCTAGGATTGAAAGCCACATTGAAGGAGTGATAACAAAAGAAAGGAAGTAGGGAAAGTGCGGTTTAGTGGCAAAATAGTAACTCACCGAGTAGCAATTCCAGAATAAACATCAGCAGGCTTGTCTCCAGCAACAAGATTGACTGCAGCTGCTCCTAACTGTAAAGTAATCCAGACTCGGTCAAAACTCGGCAACTCAAAAAATGTTAGCACCATTTAGGATTAATTCTGTAGTACACAACACAAAACTATGCCATAATTTTGTCAAGTACATTTGAATGCTGAATTAGCTAATCCTGCAACTCAAGCCCAGAGCAGGCATACTTGATATCAAACAAAGACAACTTATTCAATGAATCAATCTTACAAAGTCTTAATGTAGGCAATAAAAAAAGACATCAATTACCTTATCCCTGCCAAGGGCGGCATAATGTTGTAGCCCATTGCACGACCCATCCTTCATTAGAAGTCATAAGAAGACAATTAGATTCACATTGTAGGTACAACTTCAAAACATGACATATGCATGCAACTCAACATTTAGGTAATGGCTAAAGCCACCACATATTAGAATGTTTAGTTCATCCTTTTGTGATTAACAGATGGCTCTTCAACAATACATTTTCTTAGAAGATAGGGATATATTTATTCACGAGTTCAATTTTCCTATAGATTTCAcgaaaattattaattattaaggATCTAATATTTATTACATGAGAAAGATTAACAAAAAGCATAGTACAACCACATACCCAGTAATCTGGATTATAACATGCAATACTAACATAGTGCAGGTGAAATACAAAATTGCACTAAATTAATGAAACAATTATAGGACTCCCATGAGAACAACGAAATTAGAGGAGAGTTTACAACCTAAATCATACAACCATTGACAGTAAGCTAAAACAAATATCACACGGCATTCAACAAAACTTGGCCTATGATTGGGGATGAAGTCTCATATGCAGTGCTGCATTTCAGACTGCTTGGATGTTCAAGGCCATAAATTGCACCATTGTCAGAGCAATTCCTAAAGTACAGAATCCTTCTTCTATCAGAGAATTTAGACCAATCTCTTGTTGTATAAGTTGATCTCTGAAGTACTCACAAAGAGAATGCAGAATGTTACGAACTGTCTGGTGGATTGTGGTCAAGCAGGATTTATTCCAGGAAGGGTTATCACTGACAATATTCTACTCAGTATTGAATTTGTAAAGAGGTATCAGAGAAAAGGGGTATCATCTAGAAGCATGCTCAAGATTGACATGCAAAAAAAGTCTATGATTCTATTGAGTGGCCAATGTAGAGCAGCTACTGATCAGCCTATATTCTTTTTGAAACTGGTAATTTGTATTCTTCAGCATTAAGGGCTATACTGGCCACCTCCAAAAAGTTTACAGCAAAGAGAATAAAAGATACAAGAATCCTATAAAATCCACTAGTTGGATTTGCTCTTCTATATTCtgttctttacaccaaaaaactAGTGAAGTAATGGCATGTGTGGAGATAATGTCCTATTCCATCATCATTAATGGGAAATTATCTAAGCCTTTTGAAACTAAGAAAGGCTTGAGACATGGAGATCCATTGTCCCCATTCTTGTTTGTTGTAGCAATGGAACATCTAGGTAGACTATTGAAGCAATGGGGGAAGATTCCAAACTTTTAACTTCCATCCTAAATATGACAAATTGAACCTAATGTCCAAATCCAACTTGGTTTGAAGATGATTTACTCCTATTTTGTAGAGGAGATGCTATGTCGGTGTAATACCTACCTATTTGATCAGTTTCAATGTTTCTCACAAGCCTCTGACCTTATTGCTAATCCATCAAAAGGTTCTGTTTATTGTGGAGGAGTGTCAAGAGAAGTACAACAGGAAATCCTGGGAATCTAGGGCTTCAATAAAGGTGAACTCCTTATAAGATACTTAGGGGTACCTTTGAGTACAAAGAAGGTGTCAACTGCCCAATGTCCGCCCTTGATAGATAAGATCTTGAGTAGGACAAAGTCTTGGACCACAAAGTTCTTATCCTATGTAGGTATAGAGCCAAGTTGATCAAGTCAGTCAGTGTTCTGGGCTCAGATATTTATCCTTCCAAAGAATTGGTAAAGATAATTGAAGGAGCATGTGGAAGTTTTTTGTGGACTGGAGGAATTGATCTATGAAAGAAATACTTCTAGCCTGGGATAGAATTTGCCAACCTGAGACAGTAAGGGGTCTTGGAACAAAGCTGCCATGATCAAACTACTATGGAACCTGAGTCAGAAGAAAGACAAATTCTGGGTAAGATGGATTCACAGTTCACTGATATTATGGGAAGAACAGGAACTTCTTTGTTGGACACTGCCAAGCAGGCATCATGGACTGTTCAAAGGATTCTGAAACTAGTAAATATGTGGATGATGCAGTATGTCTGAGCTGCAGAGTTTGACACAATTTTCAACTAAGCTGTCAAAGGCTCTCTTGAGGCATGATTAAGCCCTGAGGCTACGTACAAAATACATTTTACACTATGCCTCCTTTAAGCAGCAACATTGCATCTGCCTTGAAGACAGCaacatttgaaaaaatattttacttcaTTGTATGTTTTTTCAGTTCTTTTGTCTGCGTAATTTGGTCTTCTATTATTCTTGAAcacattatttttcttttcttcaataGCACCTTTATTCATTAAAGCCCACAGTTAACTGCTAGACGCATGACTTTGAGACCTCAACTATCTAACTGGCACCATTAATTTGAGGGCATTCACACAAACAGAAATCCATCTTGTAGAAAATCCACCCCACCCCACACCCCCGGGTTCATCACTATGCTAGCAAGGTTCAACTGTTAGGATGACCATCAAAAAGCAACTTTCATCAACCTTTCATATTGATAAAGGAAATCCTAAAACCATGAGAATAACTTCTCACCATTATACTATACAGTCTTCACACCATTATACTATACAGTCACAAGCTATACACCCTCAGTGACCATCTACACTA contains the following coding sequences:
- the LOC129880042 gene encoding putative U-box domain-containing protein 42 produces the protein MDMSGSIDSDIILVNGERDRVGILAETLLASISEFTKSVVSIDVEKENFIEIGSYLYRVSAVIMELQIGKNATSNVIEKLQSMFENVHLANDLIKKCHNYRQKNQLIEPSIEQLQVVNRHIAEGLSLIPSYFYGEQECAEIAVKSLSKDMIGAAAFVARKNPVSEQTELEVNMLHSRELMTNETVETETETDLYSIDIEVSVENLRLNDSTNLYISDNSRSSISGGFHFQNHGNRSPGSLTNLPRMSEPEYMEPLYETFFCPLTKKIMEDPVTIESGVTYERDAISEWINKSDNNREEIFCPKSGQKLKSRNLSTNVALKATIDEWKERNETARIKAARAALASATTHDIILKAIEDLHSICLRKPYNKVQVRSIGVIPMLGNLLDNRNRTIRCATLELLRYLAEDDEEEVIAQTIDIATVTRMLSSNHGPIRHVSLRLLLELSKSQFLCYNIGAVPGAILMLITAKYRHTDDSFVADKADEVLKILEKYPCNIKHMAENGYLEPLLNHLLEGSGEMKMEMARYLGEIVLGSDSIIYVAERASPTLIKMVESGNTLSRNAAFVALQQISSHHPNANTLVKAGLVQIMIEEIFTRTMIHDEPMNSKKEAAGILANLLESGLELENLQVNDRGHTLVSDYMIFNFIQRIKNSTPEEMNFHLVRILICLMKYPKASSTITSVIKETDASYNLIELINNPDEELSLAALKLLITLSPFMGHTISDRLCKTKGQPESLIHDPSESPRITEKQAVSMTLLAKLPHQNMALNLALVNKNTIPTIIEQINKIHVSGTRTSRYTSAYFDGLVGTLVRLTTTLYDHQILHVIRTFNFTYIFTELLVKTSSDEVQKLSAIGLGNLSKQSVNLSKPPPIKNNKYIKSVLLRRCMSLHSKSEKVPLCSVHRGICSAEDSFCLIDAKAVERLLSCLQHDNVEVVEAALSAISTLLDDKVDIDKSVKLLIEMQTIQHVLNVVKEHRESVLWQKSFWLIEKFLSKGGDKSVSDISQDRLFPATVVSAFQHGDVCTRQMAEKILMHLNKMPHFANTASFTS